The following are encoded together in the Onychostoma macrolepis isolate SWU-2019 chromosome 03, ASM1243209v1, whole genome shotgun sequence genome:
- the rasd4 gene encoding rasd family member 4, whose protein sequence is MSLEVKEKTEVRLVFMGAAGVGKTALIKRFLQDSFDPKHRRTVEELHSKEYEVAGVKVTVNIMDTSGSYSFPAMRKLSIQNGDAFALVYSVDDPESLEAVKRLREEILEVKEDKFTPIVVVGNKKDRMQERRVSADDVLVKVELDWNNCFLEASAKENENVMEVFKELLQQANLPSRLSPALRRRRETFPKDMSLRPPMNKTNSCSVS, encoded by the coding sequence ATGTCTCTAGAAGTGAAGGAAAAGACAGAAGTGCGCTTGGTGTTCATGGGAGCAGCAGGTGTGGGAAAAACTGCCCTGATTAAACGTTTCCTACAAGACAGCTTTGACCCCAAACATCGGCGCACGGTGGAGGAGCTCCACAGCAAGGAGTATGAGGTGGCTGGAGTCAAAGTGACCGTTAACATCATGGACACAAGCGGCAGCTACTCCTTCCCAGCCATGCGGAAGCTCTCCATCCAGAATGGAGATGCATTTGCCCTGGTCTACTCTGTGGACGACCCCGAATCTCTAGAAGCTGTCAAGAGACTGCGTGAGGAAATCCTGGAGGTCAAGGAGGACAAGTTCACGCCCATCGTGGTGGTGGGCAACAAAAAAGACCGAATGCAAGAACGAAGGGTATCGGCGGACGACGTTCTGGTGAAGGTGGAACTGGACTGGAACAACTGTTTTCTGGAGGCCTCGGCTAAAGAAAATGAAAACGTGATGGAGGTGTTCAAGGAGCTGCTCCAGCAAGCAAACCTCCCCAGCCGCCTCAGCCCGGCTTTGCGCCGTCGCAGAGAGACCTTTCCCAAGGACATGAGTCTACGACCACCCATGAATAAGACCAACAGCTGTTCCGTCTCCTAA